A DNA window from Onthophagus taurus isolate NC chromosome 1, IU_Otau_3.0, whole genome shotgun sequence contains the following coding sequences:
- the LOC111418225 gene encoding uncharacterized protein MCAP_0864-like, with protein MSDIASIPVALPALEFIMTTQHQPRHLTNTMSAPLPTLLPRPAIVSGDGLLPHDRCGLMSKLDTDSEEDSISETGNKVMKNEINMSRTLGLKKRINNEDIKQKFLNLENEHKKIHTQIKSLQNNLMKRDQAVNELSLENTELNKKYESLIVDINQKNCHLIEYATINKTLEKQLEKKNVELNQLHVKCDKSEQIKSNLIKDIEYYKTELHHLKGQKDHLRDFEELRKKYNEIKRDNIKLGQKFRELKNSDAEHQQKALSYSVLSKKFELLQADIIKFRMENKRLKCKQFSIEQDLISHQQLHSSYKSIENENAALKESIANGQSIDAQLQAELSNLRKGKEQLEKEIKIKDEIINELKDKVGTTTDAVESLKNTCSSTEKYAELLSEQINTYKLKCEALEAELIKFQESKNDSSAEVQALKEEVKKLKIRLGQMLIDKDDPGIRTVSQSQTSQTEDEDDCINCHFLRQEIEKLGYANLRLHKEKLNLKANFQKLSVKTSKLEIKMEELSADKKLPSTVSVVNRNNAKEVVQKEVIIQQNLMLTKKLKDVIENYDKLLKEYILLQQDKIPTASQVESSSIFQELQERISSSQIAITSIEHKLNEEEGKLHASMYHLRSVKNKLSERKMTLK; from the coding sequence atgaGTGATATAGCAAGCATCCCAGTGGCTCTCCCCGCATTGGAATTCATCATGACTACTCAACATCAACCTCGGCATTTAACAAACACTATGAGCGCTCCACTGCCAACTTTGCTTCCACGTCCGGCTATCGTAAGTGGTGATGGTTTACTGCCACATGATAGATGTGGATTAATGAGTAAATTGGATACGGATTCCGAAGAAGATTCGATAAGTGAAACAGGAAATAAGGTAATGAAGaacgaaataaatatgtcgagAACTTTGGGAttgaaaaaacgaattaataacgaagatattaAACAGAAATTCCTTAATTTGGAGAAcgaacacaaaaaaattcacACCCAAATCAAATcactacaaaataatttaatgaaacGAGATCAGGCGGTTAATGAATTATCATTGGAAAATAcggaattaaataaaaaatatgaatctTTAATCGTTGATATAAATCAGAAAAATTGTCACCTTATTGAATATGCTACCATCAATAAAACCTTAGAAAAACAgttggaaaagaaaaatgtagaaCTCAATCAATTACACGTAAAATGTGATAAATCTGaacaaataaaatcaaacCTAATTAAAGATATTGAATACTATAAAACAGAACTTCATCATTTAAAAGGACAAAAAGATCATCTTAGAGATTTTGAAGAATTGAGAAAAAAGTACAATGAAATTAAACGAGACAACATTAAATTAGGCCAAAAGTTTCGTGAATTAAAGAACAGCGACGCCGAACATCAACAAAAAGCTTTAAGTTATAGTgttctttcaaaaaaatttgaattacttCAAGCTGATATCATTAAGTTTCGAATGGAAAATAAacgtttaaaatgtaaacaattttcaatcgAGCAAGATTTAATTTCTCACCAACAATTACATAGTTCTTATAAATCAATAGAAAACGAAAATGCCGCTTTAAAAGAAAGCATAGCAAACGGGCAATCAATTGACGCTCAACTTCAAGCCGAATTAAGTAATTTACGTAAAGGTAAAGAACagttagaaaaagaaattaaaattaaagatgaaattattaatgaattaaaagataaagttGGTACAACTACAGATGCGGttgaaagtttaaaaaatacttGTTCTTCCACCGAAAAGTATGCCGAACTTTTATCCGAACAAATTAatacttataaattaaaatgtgaaGCTTTAGAAGcggaattaattaaattccaaGAAAGTAAAAACGATTCATCTGCCGAGGTTCAAGCTTTAAAAGAGGaagtgaaaaaattaaaaatacgatTAGGACAAATGTTGATTGATAAAGATGATCCAGGAATTCGAACAGTATCGCAATCCCAAACTTCTCAAACCGAGGACGAAGATGATTGTATAAATTGTCACTTTTTACGacaagaaattgaaaaactaGGATACGCCAATTTACGTTTACATAAGGAAAAACTGAATTTAAAAGCGAACTTTCAAAAACTAAGCGTTAAAACATCCaagttggaaataaaaatggaagaaCTTTCTGCGGATAAAAAGCTTCCAAGTACAGTTTCCGTAGTTAATAGAAATAACGCTAAAGAAGTTGTTCAAAAAGAAGTTATTATACAACAAAACTTAATGttaacgaaaaaattaaaagatgtaatcgaaaattatgataaaCTTCTGAAAGAGTATATTTTATTGCAACAAGACAAGATTCCTACGGCTTCACAGGTTGAATCTAGCAGTATTTTTCAAGAACTTCAAGAACGGATTAGTAGTTCGCAAATTGCCATCACATCTATCgaacataaattaaatgagGAGGAAGGGAAATTACACGCCTCTATGTACCATCTACGGtcggttaaaaataaactaagtgaaCGTAAAATGactttaaagtaa
- the LOC111420498 gene encoding protein abnormal spindle, producing MFSQFVSSAKVSKQSPNQLSTDNMEEEKYILSLAPFTPLPKITFENVLLGSIATKTLIVRNPGCHQIEICITRVPTDQRIELTWYQEVIGPQEDVLLEIRWYPENEGSSRNTITFTDGGRLKKDVPVIFNCIIAKKKLKKIVKVKVKPKPAVISTKIRSPLRRHFSPTKKSPTKKFLSPTILRKPLPDITNQLYATSSFFDVTPATSSQGSSTNRTYTARENKENVFESAPSTITSSSNKSCMKNPNITFGLSDSQLKSPLKNVRQEFNDSLENVLNVSETIEEKLNRMAMTPNFKIPQIIVPQYNLENSVNCNTKFNISSSTQIKDATIDISPKNSMTNCTISPIKMFENHSETFEISYSNKHKSGLGLIVEETSKECYSAKTFTSNTTSKGINKNNETKPVELKSKFTKSTSLNLKSFFEKTNVQLETSTFKVPKDEVTGKIYNSSKLFRVDNPLLLTATKDIDPFMSSSLYFDTKWVDEQENGFKKWLNALVTPPSELNSDVNIKIDVSKLWKDCAKREVNKAPTKEVVSNKYHVNSRLESLRRSAGNLFTSPDINEVLCNVYAKIETERLQIRTDRDIHLDISLQAEIMILFVSYNPLWLRIGLETIYNIRIPLHSNSDIMGLSVFISQHYFKDSYLLKKYKTPHSPKYSIELKKLVLKKFLSLVYFLDQAKQKQLIPHDPCLFSKNAPFKESREIVLKFSRDLVSGIGDITKYLKQFGYVLNHKQTYIHEFDYAITDLGVDLRDGVRLTKVMEIILLRDNLLENMRVPAISRLQKIHNVKIAFEALTEANFIILHDIQPKDIVDGHKEKTLSFLWQIIYKFEAPRLKKAALTIQRWWKSLFITIKRRYLVRLRQKRIEAAIKIQIWFRRIRLAKIYENLIPIVKEIMVQRRIKIAANKIKSFFQMVITRKRYLCLKSKIIAIQAYSRRFLILRDLERKRKAIIKIQSFCKMYIQRKEFKALKSTVLKIENIYVAKKLMRDERRKYLELKLTVVAIEEKYIANKAMRAQREYYLNLIHSILLVQQRFRANKLMLENRNRFLTLKKAAITIQNYYRANKLMKLTRNEYLERLDVVKKSVKCIEEKYLAKKLMIQTRYQYKILKNATILIQRKFRANQLMKKHQTEYNDFKNKVIKIQRWFKNQILLKIKRDNYKKLINATIVIQTKYRAKLAMRNEVETFNRLKTTTIFIQNRFRGKQERKKFKKIKGSAIKIQLWFRSLKKMWEERNYYRKLIICSNMIQRKYKAKLAMKQQLEAYNRLKTATILIQSRFRGNQERKKIKKLKESAIKIQLWFRSLKKMREERNYYRKLIIAANVIQGKYKAKLAMKQQLEAYNRLKTATILIQSRFRGNQERKEFKKLKGSAIKIQLWFRSLKKMWEERNYYSKLIISTNMIQRKYKAKLAMKQQLEAYNRLKTATILIQSRFRGNQERNKFKKVKESAIKIQLWFRSLKKMREERNYYRKLITSANVIQRKYKAKLLMKQQLQEYKTLRLSTIKIQRWYRASFLMKIESNRYLKLKQAVNSIETRYKANLEMTQQKVKYQHLKLTVILVQRKIRANKAMLQCKHDFNNLKNASICVQKHWRMLQLMRSVRHDFIKLKNTTIFIQKKYRAKKLMVHSRMEYQKLKQTTIVIQNKFRANKLMKKQQFYFKRLKEAAIFIQRKFRANLLMKKQRNDFLVLKRAVCIIKDRYMAKKLMVKEIRRLMIVKTAVKCIQDRLRATVLMRQKVKEFEMMKESAKVIQKAFRGWRKMKIEREKFLRVCYACVVIQRAYRSFVERKNLNVLIISLQARVRGFLFRQRFLDEFSPEKIAERRRELLEEKSAIKIQAYYRGYSIRKRNKKLAPTREKLRSVSSLWKAQNTISTRKERALLVLAQVESCTTSELNRALKVLDYVSRMSKEDCIELSKAIPDYLYDSISVTTRSEPERETITLSTSILINFWKIEESREQSWNADYIDIIITKMTHWCDKDHSLFVYLCTLLWLFAHSNKYKRIIKSTAHCQRKLYKIKTACERKQRMMLRASTRAVVSYFGPYNGFPLPSLEPDWGINYEARPKFFKNAMHAIESLINKLDL from the exons atgttttcacaG TTTGTATCGTCGGCAAAGGTTTCCAAGCAGAGTCCAAACCAACTTTCAACAGATAACATGGAAGAAGAAAAGTACATTTTATCCTTAGCTCCTTTTACACCGTTACCAAAGATtacttttgaaaatgttcTTTTGGGAAGTATTGctacaaaaactttaattgttCGAAATCCTGGTTGCCATCAGATCGAG ATATGTATTACAAGAGTGCCAACTGATCAAAGAATAGAGCTCACTTGGTATCAGGAAGTTATCGGACCTCAGGAGGATGTTTTATTAGAGATAAGATGGTATCCAGAAAATGAAGGCAGTTCGAGAAATACCATAACCTTCACTGATGGTGGTCGTCTAAAAAAAGATGTTccagtaatttttaattgcatCATTGCTAAAAAG AAACTAAAGAAGATTGTTAAAGTAAAAGTTAAACCAAAACCGGCGgttatttcaacaaaaataagatCCCCATTACGGAGACATTTTTCTCCTACGAAAAAATCAccgacaaaaaagtttttatcacCCACAATACTTCGAAAACCACTACCAGATATAACTAATCAACTCTATGCAACATCTTCATTCTTCGATGTAACTCCAGCAACAAGTTCGCAAGGTTCCTCAACAAACCGTACATACACAGCAAgagaaaacaaagaaaacgtttttgaATCGGCTCCTTCAACTATAACATCATCGTCTAACAAAAGTTGTATGAAGAATCCaaatattacttttggttTGTCTGACTCTCAATTGAAATCACCTTTGAAGAACGTAAGACAGGAATTTAATGATAGTTtagaaaatgtattaaatgtttctgaaactatcgaagaaaaattaaacagaATGGCAATGAcgccaaattttaaaattccacAAATTATTGTTCCACAatataatttagaaaatagtGTTAATTGCAAcacaaaatttaacattagTTCTAGTACCCAAATTAAAGATGCAACCATTGATATTTCACCCAAAAATTCGATGACAAACTGTACTATATCTCCAatcaaaatgtttgaaaatcatAGTGAAACATTCGAAATTAGTTAttctaataaacataaatctgGTTTAGGATTAATTGTAGAAGAAACTTCGAAAGAATGTTATTCCgcaaaaacttttacaagcaATACAACTTCGAAAggaatcaacaaaaataacgAAACAAAACCTGttgaattaaaatcaaaatttaccaAATCGACCtctttgaatttaaaatcatttttcgaaaaaaccAATGTTCAACTTGAAACTTCAACATTCAAAGTCCCTAAAGATGAAGTAACCggtaaaatatataattcttCGAAATTATTTCGAGTAGACAATCCTTTACTATTAACAGCAACGAAAGACATTGACCCATTTATGTCAAGTTCGCTTTATTTTGATACTAAATGGGTGGATGAACAAGAAAACGGAttcaaaaaatggttaaacGCCCTTGTGACTCCTCCAAGTGAATTAAATTCagatgttaatattaaaattgatgtttcAAAACTTTGGAAAGATTGTGCTAAGCGTGAAGTAAATAAAGCTCCAACCAAAGAagttgtttcaaataaatatcATGTGAATAGTCGATTAGAATCTTTAAGAAGATCTGCtggaaatttatttacatcaCCAGATATCAATGAAGTTTTATGTAACGTTTATGCAAAAATCGAAACTGAACGGTTACAAATAAGAACTGACAGAGATATTCATTTGGATATAAGTCTACAAGCcgaaataatgattttattcgTCAGTTATAACCCGTTATGGTTAAGAATTGGATTAGAAACAATTTACAACATAAGAATTCCGTTACATTCGAATTCTGATATTATGGGATTATCCGTTTTTATTTcacaacattattttaaagattcttatttattaaaaaaatataaaactccTCATTCTCCGAAATATagtattgaattaaaaaaactagtgctcaaaaaatttttatctttggTTTATTTTCTGGACCaagcaaaacaaaaacaattaattccaCATGATCcttgtttattttcaaaaaatgcgccGTTCAAAGAAAGTCGTGagatcgttttaaaattttcgagagATCTTGTATCTGGCATTGGGGATatcacaaaatatttaaaacaatttggTTATGTCTTGAATCATAAACAAACATACATTCACGAATTTGATTATGCAATTACGGATTTAGGCGTTGATTTAAGAGATGGCGTACGATTAACTAAAGTtatggaaattattttattaagggATAATTTGTTGGAAAATATGAGGGTTCCCGCGATTTCTCGATTACAAAAGATtcataatgttaaaattgcttTTGAAGCGCTAACcgaagcaaattttataattttgcaCGATATTCAACCCAAAGATATCGTGGATGGtcataaagaaaaaactttatcgtttttatggcaaattatttataaatttgaagcCCCCAGGCTTAAAAAGGCCGCTTTAACAATACAAAGATGGTGGAAAAGCTTATTTATAACTATTAAGAGGAGATATTTAGTAAGGTTGAGACAAAAAAGGATTGAAGCAgctattaaaatacaaatttggtTTAGAAGGATTCGTTTAGCTAAAATTTATGAGAATTTAATTCCaattgttaaagaaataatGGTTCAACGTCGAATAAAAATTGCagcaaacaaaattaaatctttcttTCAAATGGTTATAACTCGAAAAAgatatttgtgtttaaaatcaaaaattattgcaatcCAAGCTTATTCGAGgcgatttttaatattaagagatcttgaaagaaaacgaaaagcAATTATAAAGATTCAatcattttgtaaaatgtaTATACAACGAAAAGAGTTTAAAGCATTGAAATCGAcggttttaaaaatagaaaatatttatgtcgcaaagaaattaatgagagatgaaagaagaaaatatttagaattaaaattaactgttGTTGCgattgaagaaaaatatatcgcAAATAAAGCTATGCGAGCTCAAAGAGAATATTATTTAAACTTGATACATTCAATATTGTTGGTTCAACAAAGATTTCGCGCCAATAAGCTAATGTTGGAGAATCGTAATCGGTTTTTAACGCTTAAAAAAGCTGCAATTacgattcaaaattattataggGCGaataaattgatgaaattgaCACGAAACGAATATTTGGAGAGATTGGATGTAGTGAAAAAATCTGTGAAATGTatcgaagaaaaatatttagcgaaaaaattaatgattcaaACTAGATATCagtacaaaatattaaaaaatgccACCATTTTGATACAAAGAAAGTTCCGTGCAAatcaattaatgaaaaaacatCAAACCGAATACAAcgactttaaaaataaagtgatTAAGATTCAACGTtggtttaaaaatcaaattttattaaaaattaaaagagataattataaaaaattaattaatgccACAATTGTAATTCAAACTAAATACAGAGCGAAATTAGCGATGAGAAATGAAGTTGAAACGTTTAATCGGTTAAAAACAACtacaattttcattcaaaatcgATTTAGAGGGAAACAAGAACGGaagaagtttaaaaaaattaaaggaagtgccataaaaatacaactttggtTTAGatctttaaagaaaatgtggGAAGAAAGGAATTACTATcgcaaattaattatttgtagtAATATgatacaaagaaaatataaagcCAAATTAGCTATGAAACAACAACTTGAAGCTTATAATAGATTAAAAAcagcaacaattttgattcaaAGCCGATTTAGAGGGAATCAAGAacgaaaaaagattaaaaagcTTAAGGAAAGTGCcataaaaatacaactttggtTTAGATCTTTAAAGAAAATGCGGGAAGAAAGGAATTATTATCGCAAATTAATTATTGCTGCTAATGTGATTCAAGGAAAATATAAAGCTAAATTAGCTATGAAACAACAACTTGAAGCTTATAATAGATTAAAAACAGCAACCATTTTGATTCAAAGCCGATTTAGAGGGAATCAAGAACGAAAAGAGTTTAAAAAGCTTAAAGGAAGTGCcataaaaatacaactttggtTTAGatctttaaagaaaatgtggGAGGAAAGGAATTATTATagcaaattaattatttctactAATATgattcaaagaaaatataaagctAAATTAGCTATGAAACAACAACTTGAAGCTTATAATAGATTAAAAACAGCAACCATTTTGATTCAAAGCCGATTTAGAGGGAATCAAGAACGAAACAAGTTCAAAAAGGTCAAAGAAAGTGCcataaaaatacaactttggtTTAGATCTTTAAAGAAAATGCGGGAAGAAAGGAATTATTATCGTAAATTAATTACTTCTGCTAACGTgattcaaagaaaatataaagctaaattattaatgaaacaaCAACTACAAGAATATAAAACTTTAAGATTATCCACTATTAAAATACAACGATGGTACAGAGCTTCATTCCTAATGAAAATCGAAAGCAATcgttatttaaaacttaaacaaGCGGTAAATTCAATTGAAACTCGTTATAAGGCTAATTTAGAAATGACacaacaaaaagttaaataccAACATTTGAAATTAACGGTAATTTTAGTTCAAAGAAAAATTCGGGCAAATAAGGCAATGTTACAATGTAAAcatgattttaataatcttaaGAATGCCTCAATTTGCGTACAAAAACATTGGAGAATGCTCCAATTAATGCGTTCCGTTCGAcacgattttattaaattaaaaaatacgaCGATTTTTATCCAAAAGAAATACAgggcaaaaaaattaatggtcCATTCTAGAATGgagtatcaaaaattaaaacaaaccaCGATTGTGATTCAAAATAAGTTTAGGGCTAataaattgatgaaaaaacaacaattttattttaaacggtTAAAAGAAGCTGCGATTTTCATTCAAAGAAAATTTCGAgctaatttattaatgaaaaagcagcgaaacgattttttggttttaaaacgaGCTGTTTGTATTATAAAAGATCGATATAtggctaaaaaattaatggtaAAAGAAATTCGAAGATTGATGATTGTAAAAACGGCTGTAAAATGTATTCAAGACCGGCTTAGAGCTACGGTGTTGATGAgacaaaaagtaaaagaatttgaaatgaTGAAAGAAAGTGCTAAAGTGATACAGAAAGCATTTAGAGGGTggagaaaaatgaaaatagagAGAGAAAAGTTTTTGAGAGTGTGTTATGCTTGTGTTGTGATTCAAAGGGCGTATAGAAGTTTTGTAGAAAGAAAGAATCTTAATGTTTTGATAATTTCGTTACAAGCTCGTGTCAGGGGATTTTTATTTAGGCAGAGATTCCTAGACGAATTTAGTCCTGAAAAGATTGCTGAAAGAAGGAGGGAACTTTTAGAGGAAAAATCTGCTATTAAGATACAG gcTTATTATCGCGGTTATTCAATAAGAAAACGAAATAAGAAGTTAGCTCCAACCAGAGAAAAACTAAGATCAGTTTCTTCTTTATGGAAAGCACAAAACACAATATCAACAAGAAAAGAAAGAGCCCTTTTGGTTCTAGCTCAAGTGGAAAGTTGTACTACATCCGAATTAAATCGGGCGCTTAAAGTTTTAG ATTATGTCAGCAGAATGTCAAAAGAAGACTGTATAGAATTAAGTAAAGCCATCCCCGATTATCTATACGATAGTATATCAGTAACAACGCGATCTGAACCGGAAAGAGAAACAATAACTCTTAGCacaagtattttaataaatttttggaaaattgaaGAATCAAGAGAGCAGTCTTGGAATGCGGACTATatagatataataataacaaaaatgacACATTGGTGTGATAAAGACCATTCGTTATTTGTTTACCTTTGTACATTATTATGGCTTTTCGCTCATAGtaacaaatataaaagaattattaaatcaACGGCTCATTGTCAACGAAAactatacaaaattaaaacggCTTGTGAACGTAAGCAACGTATGATGTTAAGGGCCAGCACTCGAGCTGTTGTTTCATATTTTGGCCCATATAATGGATTCCCATTGCCATCATTAGAACCAGACTGGGGTATAAATTACGAAGCAAGAccgaaatttttcaaaaatgcaaTGCATGCTATAGAGAGTCTTATTAACAAATtagatttataa
- the LOC111418218 gene encoding uncharacterized protein has translation MKSEDYFEESLATTPKPTATSTITKKPHTGNQIPARKPLEFNSATLDESAASLGILNPIEMNVTTYSESGNGEDVMNRLQTQRNLAKSLLNKASKTVGLPSKYFQQNSVLQESSRNYVKDFSTVNESDLIRKDSVNSQSFYPGNVSTPRTSEHVEKSDKKEVSMFDNITAMSEQLRHSDINIQDICSQLQYRASLCKSLMGQQVSGLESQVFTPAELMSEQLKRDEVSWRKQRDIPAERNSTSSFSTVTGKHSIGNFFETRGKNDLGDLFRSKSPERSHSPTPLIDSTRISNIYPSDSYKVDNKTFKKPGPIDDSSVLSLTKIQKMLADVDVDSPGKMVDKLLKKSDQRRPKSKSPNAPSKEYDCDEYLAQNLSRNSLAVQTHSTVPVHHVSRRSPQHLQVSTVRGKSKSPSHDAICFSSTPFSQSSSIQMEHSSRNTERTLHVSNAHRKSTSPYDDPRCSTSHIPTITVDSHNSRDSGVRTMESEANSNLRYSSKVSTASSIKGSKENVNGGCGSSMGSRCPSSLDSIPEGKLPIKGNKVEIVWGCIKVGRSQSQSFQIQNQLNQKVRIEVSVGGSNFQLIKEGNISEMLTTMVFTLHAFETKTLSVIFRPTRIGAISDKLVFYPCSNSDVIKSLKQTIKLFGYGGHISVDLTKMFKDSNGNFWFSMGALDHKPIIQNFSIKNTGVLSAFAIIELENNGLMSKSVNVKINPIEMVLKPQQEIKVTLMYTPKKEDFKSQNEIIDVGSFKLVSGAEVVRARIRRLCSMLPQKNENIDKTIKRLSKQLPGEDIPSDLGLLNEGTSSIADLLKCITAKQIRLNIEKNPNVTLEISNSFFNDSTMFKTLYQDSTTIQDENDFNKPNKLFTVDPNRIVFSLPSKKSDTIFIQSKSKTPEKFKVTVTEGFKVSPSNGVVSSDEFVVITVTCTKMRNDVGKLQVYIKNETVDVDLKAIVLRN, from the exons ATGAAATCCGAAGATTATTTTGAAGAAAGTTTAGCAACAACCCCTAAACCGACAGCTACTTCTACTATAACCAAAAAACCGCATACTGGGAATCAAATTCCTGCCCGTAAGCCTCTTGAATTTAATTCTGCGACATTAGACGAATCGGCAGCTAGTTTAGGGATTTTAAATCCAATAGAAATGAACGTAACAACTTATTCAGAATCTGGTAATGGTGAAGATGTGATGAACAGGTTACAAACACAAAGAAATTTGGCGAAAAGTTTGCTGAATAAAGCCAGTAAAACTGTTGGATTAccatcaaaatattttcaacaaaattccGTATTGCAAGAAAGCTCCCGTAATTATGTTAAAGATTTTAGCACTGTAAATGAAAgtgatttaataagaaaagatTCGGTTAATTCACAATCATTTTACCCGGGGAACGTATCTACTCCAAGAACATCAGAACATGTAGAAAAATCAGACAAAAAAGAAGTTTCAATGTTTGATAATATAACAGCAATGTCTGAACAATTACGACATTCCGATATTAATATTCAAGATATTTGCTCTCAATTACAGTATCGAGCTAGTCTTTGTAAATCTTTGATGGGTCAACAAGTGTCTGGTCTTGAAAGTCAAGTTTTTACACCAGCAGAATTGATGAGCGAACAATTAAAGAGGGACGAAGTCTCTTGGAGGAAACAAAGAGATATTCCAGCTGAAAGGAACAGTACTTCATCGTTTTCTACAGTAACCGGCAAACATTCAATTGGAAATTTCTTTGAAACTCGTGGTAAAAACGATTTGGGTGATTTGTTTAGGTCAAAAAGTCCAGAACGATCACATTCACCAACTCCGTTAATTGATAGCACCCGtatttctaatatttatcCTTCTGACAGCTATAAGGtagataataaaacatttaagaAACCAGGACCAATCGACGATAGTTCTGTATTAAGTCTTACAAAGATTCAGAAGATGTTGGCCGATGTTGATGTTGATTCCCCAGGCAAAATGgttgataaattattaaaaaaat CCGATCAAAGACGCCCGAAATCAAAATCACCAAACGCACCATCAAAAGAATACGATTGCGATGAATATCTAGCACAGAATTTATCCAGAAATTCTTTAGCAGTTCAAACACATTCTACAGTCCCAGTACATCACGTTTCTAGACGTTCACCACAACATCTCCAAGTTTCAACCGTACGTGGAAAAAGCAAAAGTCCATCACATGATGCCATTTGTTTTTCGTCAACACCTTTTTCACAAAGTTCTTCAATCCAAATGGAGCATAGTTCCAGAAATACAGAACGAACTCTCCACGTATCAAATGCCCATAGAAAAAGTACTAGTCCATATGATGATCCGCGATGTTCAACATCTCACATACCAACTATAACAGTAGACTCTCATAACTCCAGAGATTCTGGTGTAAGAACTATGGAAAGTGAAGCTAATTCAAATTTACGATACAGCTCTAAAGTGTCTACAGCTTCTTCAATTAAAGGTagcaaagaaaatgttaacgGAGGATGTGGTTCGTCAATGGGTTCTAGATGTCCAAGTAGCTTGGATTCTATACCTGAAGGGAAATTACCGATTAAAGGAAATAAAGTAGAAATTGTGTGGGGCTGTATCAAAGTGGGACGGAGTCAGTCGCAATcgtttcaaattcaaaatcaattaaaccAAAAGGTGCGCATAGAAGTTTCGGTGGGTGGCTCGAATTTTCAACTTATTAAAGAAGGCAACATATCCGAAATGTTAACAACAATGGTTTTTACTCTACATGCATTTGAAACTAAAACATTATCGGTTATTTTTCGACCAACTAGAATAGGAGCTATATCGGACAAGCTGGTTTTCTATCCCTGTTCTAATTCAGATGTTATCAAAAGtttaaaacaaacaataaaattatttgggTATGGTGGACATATTTCGGTTGATTTAACTAAAATGTTTAAGGATTCTAATGGAAATTTTTGGTTTTCAATGGGTGCTTTGGATCATAAACCAATAATccaaaatttttctattaagAATACTGGTGTTTTGTCAGCGTTTGCTATAATAGAATTAGAAAACAATGGGTTAATGTCAAAATCAGTTAATGTGAAAATTAATCCAATTGAAATGGTTTTAAAACCACAGCAAGAAATTAAAGTAACATTAATGTATACCCCAAAAAAAGAGGATTTTAAATctcaaaatgaaattatcgATGTAGGatcttttaaattagtatcagGAGCTGAAGTTGTTCGAGCAAGAATAAGAAGATTATGCAGTATGCTAccacaaaaaaatgaaaacattgataaaacaattaaaagattATCTAAACAGCTTCCTGGTGAAGATATTCCAAGTGATTTGGGTCTACTAAATGAAGGAACATCTTCTATTGCCGATCTCTTGAAATGCATTACTGCAAAACAAATTCGTTTAAACATTGAAAAGAATCCAAATGTTACTTTAGAAATCTCCAACAGTTTCTTCAATGATTCTACCATGTTTAAAACTCTTTATCAAGACAGTACGACAATACAAGATGAAAATGACTTTAATAAacctaataaattatttacagtCGATCCGAACCGTATCGTATTTTCGTTACCATCTAAAAAAAGTGATACTATTTTCATCCAATCAAAAAGTAAAACTCCTGAAAAGTTTAAAGTTACAGTAACTGAAGGTTTTAAAGTGTCTCCGTCCAATGGTGTTGTATCTAGCgatgaatttgttgtaatAACAGTTACATGTACGAAAATGCGAAATGACGTAGGTAAGCTGCAAGTTTACATTAAGAATGAAACTGTTGATGTGGATTTAAAGGCTATTGTACTTAGAAATTGa